One stretch of Rhinatrema bivittatum chromosome 8, aRhiBiv1.1, whole genome shotgun sequence DNA includes these proteins:
- the GPHA2 gene encoding glycoprotein hormone alpha-2 isoform X1, whose protein sequence is MSALSALPLGLSLLLLVSKSWNYEAIGPGCHLYPFNVTIKSDRQGTCRGTHIIHACVGYCESSAFPSKYSVLLASGFKHNITSVSQCCTVSKMQKVKVRLHCGFVWQEEIEIFTAKACQCDMCRLSRY, encoded by the exons ATGTCTGCCCTCAGTGCCCTGCCATTAGGTCTCAGTCTGCTGCTGCTGGTCTCCAAATCTTGGAACTATGAAGCCATTGGGCCCGGCTGTCATCTCTATC CATTCAATGTGACCATAAAGAGTGACCGCCAAGGGACATGTCGAGGAACCCACATAATCCATGCCTGTGTAGGCTACTGTGAGTCCAGTGCATTCCCCTCCAAGTACTCTGTGCTCCTGGCAAGTGGCTTCAAGCACAACATCACCTCAGTTTCCCAGTGCTGCACTGTCAGTAAAATGCAAAAG GTTAAAGTTCGTTTACATTGTGGCTTTGTCTGGCAGGAGGAGATCGAGATTTTCACAGCCAAGGCCTGCCAGTGTGACATGTGCCGGCTATCGCGGTACTAA
- the GPHA2 gene encoding glycoprotein hormone alpha-2 isoform X2 — protein MSALSALPLGLSLLLLVSKSWNYEAIGPGCHLYPFNVTIKSDRQGTCRGTHIIHACVGYCESSAFPSKYSVLLASGFKHNITSVSQCCTVSKMQKVVPHCMTPHHVTG, from the exons ATGTCTGCCCTCAGTGCCCTGCCATTAGGTCTCAGTCTGCTGCTGCTGGTCTCCAAATCTTGGAACTATGAAGCCATTGGGCCCGGCTGTCATCTCTATC CATTCAATGTGACCATAAAGAGTGACCGCCAAGGGACATGTCGAGGAACCCACATAATCCATGCCTGTGTAGGCTACTGTGAGTCCAGTGCATTCCCCTCCAAGTACTCTGTGCTCCTGGCAAGTGGCTTCAAGCACAACATCACCTCAGTTTCCCAGTGCTGCACTGTCAGTAAAATGCAAAAGGTAGTTCCCCACTGCATGACACCTCATCACgtaacag GTTAA